Below is a genomic region from Miscanthus floridulus cultivar M001 chromosome 1, ASM1932011v1, whole genome shotgun sequence.
AGCTGGCCTGGCACGCTGCTGGCCGTGGAGTTCAGGCCGTCCAGCCTACCCAGCTCCACTTGGAAGAAAGGCCCGCCACTCTGCATGCACGTTAGGTTATACTAGTACCACGATGTATCGGGCCTGGAACTAACGTGCAGGCATATGTACCATGGAGATGGCGTCCCGAGTGGCGAGGGCGAGCACGTCGGCGCAGGACACCGTGCCCGGGCAGGCGGCCTCGACGGCGGCCTTGGCGCTCCGCACGGTGTCGAAGCCTTCGGACGCGAGGGACTTGTTGTCGGAGGCGTCCTTCTCCGCCTGGTTGCCCGGCGTGGATTCGATCAGCACCGAGCCGTCGCAACCCTcgacgaagcagtcgtggaagaagAGGCGGACGGTGGAGCCGACGGTGCGGATGGTGGCCTGCACCCTCTGCTGCACCACGCCGCGCACGATGGTCTCCACGTTGGAGCAGGTGCTCGCGTAGTAGTTCAGCTTCAGGTCGGCCGCGCCGGGCTGCGCGAGGGACGCGACGGCGAAGGCGACCACCAGGACGGCCAGCGACGACGCTGTGCTGCTTGTCGACGACGGCCTAGCCATCTTGGTTGCCTTTATTTGCTCCTGTTCTAGCTATCTATCGTATGAACTAGGTGGTGCAAAACTGGTGGATATATATCATGGGGTGTCCGTGTGTCCGTGTGACCGTGTACACCCAAGGATCGATGTGACGTGAATTTGTGAAGCGATGAAGTGTCGATCGTGAAATACAAGACTGACGAACACTGGCACGAAACCGCGGATGGTTGACTTTTGTGACACGGCAGAGAGCTATCTCACGGTCCGTCGACATTGTCTGCTAGCTCGTGTGCTTTGCATTGTGCTctcttaaggactgattcttgatGTGTTCAAATGGATGCTGCTCGTGGAACATGGACTTCCTTGAATGAGACATGCATGGTTGGAAATATATGCCGTGTGTGGTGCTTACTGCTTAGCTCATGCGAGGAATATCGTGCGATAACAGATTAGTTTCTTagctttctttttttcctttgtgGAAAGGAACTGATTAGTTACTTTACCAGTAAGGAACGAAGTGTCAGTCTCTGGCTAAGTTGCTTCCAGAGCAAGTGCAAGAATGCCCACTGTTTCAAGTCAAAAGGGGATTTTCATCTAACTGAACATGACACATGAGTGTTTGATCGAGTACTGAAACCTTATTCTGATTGATGTAGCATGATTAAAGGGGGATTTTTAGTTCCTCTTAGTCTCGGCTCGCGACGACTacacttttattttattttccgtACCGTAGACTGGTTTTCAAACCACTG
It encodes:
- the LOC136469545 gene encoding peroxidase 50-like, with the translated sequence MARPSSTSSTASSLAVLVVAFAVASLAQPGAADLKLNYYASTCSNVETIVRGVVQQRVQATIRTVGSTVRLFFHDCFVEGCDGSVLIESTPGNQAEKDASDNKSLASEGFDTVRSAKAAVEAACPGTVSCADVLALATRDAISMSGGPFFQVELGRLDGLNSTASSVPGQLPEPNQTMDQLLAVFKAHGLNMSDLVALSAAHSVGLAHCSKFANRLYSFQPGQPTDPTLNPKYARFLESKCPNGGADNLVLLDQSSPAQFDNQYYRNLQDGGGLLGSDELLYTDNRTRAMVDSLANSTDAFYKAFADAIVRLGRVGVKSGRRGNIRKQCDVFN